One genomic segment of Theobroma cacao cultivar B97-61/B2 chromosome 6, Criollo_cocoa_genome_V2, whole genome shotgun sequence includes these proteins:
- the LOC18595060 gene encoding dihydroceramide fatty acyl 2-hydroxylase FAH1 — protein MVKKPFTVDLDKPLVFQVGHLGEAYDKWVHQPVVSKECPRFFGNDFCELLTRTKWWVIPLVWLPVVCWFVSTFIQRGLTPTQAASAVAGGVFIWTLIEYTLHRFLFHMKTTSYWGNTLHFLLHGCHHKHPMDRLRLVFPPVATAILCVPVWSLFKLFSTPSTTPALFAGGLLGYVIYDCTHYYLHHGKPSEGLSQTLKRYHLNHHFRVQSKGFGITSSIWDHVFGTYPAMRATEKSR, from the exons ATGGTCAAAAAGCCTTTTACGGTAGATTTGGATAAGCCGCTTGTATTCCAG GTTGGCCATCTTGGGGAAGCTTATGACAAATGGGTTCACCAACCTGTTGTTAGCAAGGAATGCCCTCGATTTTTTGGCAATGACTTTTGTGAG CTCTTGACACGCACGAAATGGTGGGTGATCCCACTCGTTTGGCTACCAGTTGTATGTTGGTTTGTTTCCACCTTCATCCAAAGAGGTCTTACTCCTACTCAGGCAGCCTCAGCAGTAGCCGGTGGCGTCTTCATTTGGACATTGATTGAGTATACTTTGCACCGCTTTCTTTTCCATATGAAAACAACAAGTTATTG GGGTAACACCTTGCACTTTCTCCTTCATGGCTGCCATCACAAGCACCCCATGGATAGACTACGACTCGTTTTCCCCCCAGTTGCAACAGCAATTCTCTGTGTGCCA GTGTGGAGCCTGTTTAAGCTTTTTTCCACTCCATCAACTACTCCAGCTTTATTTGCAGGTGGGTTGCTGGGATATGTAATCTATGACTGCACCCATTACTACTTGCACCATGGAAAGCCATCTGAAGGGTTAAGTCAAACTCTCAAG AGATATCACTTGAATCATCACTTTAGAGTTCAAAGCAAAGGGTTTGGGATTACTTCTTCAATTTGGGACCATGTCTTTGGAACATATCCTGCAATGAGGGCAACAGAAAAAAGTAGATGA
- the LOC18595061 gene encoding uncharacterized protein LOC18595061 translates to MPFPWKKAKVTRISRLVADLHQSPKRGGSLVVETGFPTSLIDLFVKNRDRLRKSSKRKSSPSSSPPQMQTPPTLHQPSSPPKSFPSPPCKEELRSPDVDVGQLVLVKRECEERIAFHAAFKIFLVVALAVSSRNLAVWFMVAAFLLVLVEFVGTRFFGFLRPESKMLLLDSWIQKGLLVLKRWDWEQGSAQELVVKQQGTLFSDSYGLTELEDDCVEEIQIAESKFDSVDKGCDSESLETQIKVEGMEKIREILICRSERSRSARIKANLIRKLVPKKLRNGKKQGKSNDRDEPCTQSGVEIDKSDKIEEGKQGPEADDGEDESQVEVEEESCKQVEELGDRISTCAQLLWVEESGMGVVKNKVGNDRKGKSGYLILFVIVLAGLVGGRGLALLLTLVWCLIVRYIGFGRLRRC, encoded by the coding sequence ATGCCTTTTCCGTGGAAGAAAGCCAAAGTTACTCGTATCTCCCGGCTGGTTGCCGACCTCCACCAATCCCCCAAACGCGGCGGATCGCTTGTGGTGGAGACTGGATTCCCAACCTCCCTCATCGATCTCTTCGTCAAGAACCGTGATCGCTTGAGGAAATCCTCCAAAAGGAAATCCAGTCCCAGTTCCAGCCCCCCCCAGATGCAAACCCCTCCCACCCTGCATCAACCCTCCTCGCCTCCCAAATCATTCCCTTCCCCTCCATGCAAAGAAGAGCTACGATCTCCTGACGTAGATGTTGGGCAGTTAGTGTTGGTCAAGAGAGAATGCGAGGAGAGGATTGCCTTCCATGCGgcgtttaaaatttttctagtGGTAGCTCTGGCTGTCAGTAGCAGGAACCTTGCGGTTTGGTTCATGGTGGCGGCATTCTTGCTTGTGCTAGTAGAGTTTGTTGGGACGCGGTTTTTTGGTTTCTTAAGACCAGAGTCTAAGATGCTTTTATTGGATTCTTGGATTCAAAAGGGTTTGCTGGTTTTGAAGAGATGGGATTGGGAACAAGGATCAGCGCAGGAATTGGTTGTGAAACAACAAGGCACTCTCTTTTCTGATTCTTATGGGTTGACTGAATTGGAAGATGATTGCGTTGAGGAAATTCAGATCGCGGAATCGAAATTTGATTCCGTAGATAAGGGGTGTGACAGTGAAAGTTTGGAGACGCAGATAAAAGTGGAGGGGATGGAGAAAATAAGGGAAATCTTGATATGTAGAAGTGAGCGTAGTCGGAGTGCTAGAATcaaagcaaatttgatcaggAAATTAGTGCCAAAGAAGTTGCGTAATGGAAAGAAGCAGGGGAAGAGTAATGACAGGGATGAACCATGTACTCAATCGGGAGTGGAAATAGATAAATCAGACAAGATTGAAGAGGGAAAACAAGGGCCGGAGGCCGATGATGGAGAAGATGAATCACAAGTAGAGGTAGAGGAAGAAAGTTGCAAGCAAGTTGAGGAATTAGGAGACAGGATTTCAACTTGTGCTCAACTTTTGTGGGTTGAGGAGTCAGGAATGGGAGTAGTTAAAAACAAAGTGGGGAATGATAGAAAAGGGAAATCAGGGTATCTGATTCTGTTTGTGATCGTTCTAGCTGGACTTGTAGGTGGGCGGGGTCTTGCCCTTTTGCTTACACTTGTATGGTGTTTGATAGTAAGATATATTGGATTTGGGAGGCTAAGGAGATGCTGA
- the LOC18595062 gene encoding uncharacterized PKHD-type hydroxylase At1g22950: protein MSFDLTRKEPQQPTPPSAGCNGNGVAVLPSMATAHRLRLNPNTEHKPETYEGLQLEFSPLLFSSLERYLPPPMLSLSRDSKLNYMRDIILRYSPEGERTRVQRHREYRQKIISHYQPLHRELYAMHASNFFVPSFLKAINENKEESFRSIMAEPALGVFTFEMLQPHFCELLLSEVENFEKWVHETKFRIMRPNTMNKFGAVLDDFGLETMLDKLMEDFIRPISKVFFSDVGGSTLDSHHGFVVEYGIDRDVELGFHVDDSEVTLNVCLGKQFSGGDLFFRGVRCDKHVNTETQSDEILDYSHVPGRAVLHRGRHRHGARATTSGHRVNLLLWCRSSVFRELRKYQKDFSSWCGECQREKKERQRVSIAATKQELLKREGKPPT, encoded by the exons ATGTCGTTCGATCTGACTAGAAAAGAGCCCCAACAGCCAACGCCCCCGAGCGCTGGTTGTAACGGAAACGGTGTGGCGGTGTTGCCGAGCATGGCGACGGCGCACCGGCTACGGCTGAACCCTAATACGGAGCACAAGCCGGAGACCTACGAGGGTTTGCAGTTGGAGTTCAGTCCACTTCTGTTCAGCTCCCTGGAACGTTACTTGCCTCCTCCGATGCTCTCACTCTCTCGCGACTCCAAGCTTAATTACATGCGCGATATTATCCTTCGTTACTCTCCAGAAGGCGAACGTACTCGC GTTCAAAGGCATCGAGAATACAGGCAAAAGATTATATCACACTATCAG CCGCTGCATAGGGAGTTGTACGCCATGCATGCCTCTAACTTCTTTGTCCCCTCATTTCTCAAAGCAATTAATGAGAATAAAGAGGAAAGTTTTCGAAGTATAATGGCAGAGCCTGCTCTTGGGGtttttacatttgaaatgCTTCAACCCCATTTCTGTGAATTGTTGTTATCTGAG GTAGAAAACTTCGAAAAATGGGTCCATGAAACAAAATTCAGAATTATGCGTCCAAACACAATGAACAAATTTGGCGCTGTTTTAGATGACTTCGGTCTGGAGACCATGCTTGATAAGTTGATGGAGGACTTTATTCGACCTATTTCCAAAG TTTTCTTTTCTGATGTGGGTGGATCTACGCTGGATTCTCATCATGGTTTTGTTGTTGAATATGGAATTGACAGGGATGTTGAGCTTG GTTTCCATGTGGATGATTCAGAAGTCACCTTAAATGTTTGCTTGGGTAAACAATTTTCTGGAGGAGACTTGTTCTTTCGAGGTGTTCGTTGTGATAAACATGTCAATACAGAAACCCAGTCAGAT GAAATTTTGGATTATTCCCATGTTCCAGGACGTGCAGTTCTTCATCGCGGGCGCCATAGGCATGGTGCAAGAGCCACAACATCTGGTCATCGGGTCAACTTACTTTTGTGGTGCAGAAG TTCGGTCTTTCGAGAGCTGAGGAAATATCAGAAAGATTTCTCAAGCTGGTGTGGAGAGTGCCAACgcgagaaaaaagaaaggcagCGTGTTTCAATTGCTGCTACGAAACAG GAATTACTGAAGAGGGAAGGAAAACCTCCGACTTGA
- the LOC18595063 gene encoding tubulin beta chain, whose product MREILHIQGGQCGNQIGAKFWEVICDEHGIDNTGKYSGDSDLQLERINVYYNEASGGRYVPRAVLMDLEPGTMDSVRSGLFGQIFRPDNFVFGQSGAGNNWAKGHYTEGAELIDSVLDVVRKEAENCDCLQGFQVCHSLGGGTGSGMGTLLISKIREEYPDRMMLTFSVFPSPKVSDTVVEPYNATLSVHQLVENADECMVLDNEALYDICFRTLKLATPTFGDLNHLISATMSGVTCCLRFPGQLNSDLRKLAVNLIPFPRLHFFMVGFAPLTSRGSQQYRALTVPELTQQMWDAKNMMCAADPRHGRYLTASAMFRGKMSTKEVDEQMINVQNKNSSYFVEWIPHNVKSSVCDIPPKGLKMASTFIGNSTSIQEMFRRVSEQFTAMFRRKAFLHWYTGEGMDEMEFTEAESNMNDLVAEYQQYQDATADDEYEEEEEEEEEVPA is encoded by the exons atgagagaaatcTTGCACATCCAAGGAGGTCAATGTGGGAACCAGATCGGGGCTAAGTTCTGGGAAGTGATTTGCGACGAGCATGGAATTGACAACACTGGAAAGTATAGCGGTGACTCCGATCTGCAGCTGGAGCGTATCAACGTCTACTACAATGAAGCCAGTGGCGGAAGGTATGTCCCCCGCGCTGTTCTCATGGATCTTGAACCGGGCACTATGGACTCCGTCAGATCTGGTCTTTTTGGACAGATCTTTAGGCCAGATAACTTCGTCTTCGGGCAGTCTGGTGCTGGGAACAACTGGGCCAAGGGTCATTACACAGAGGGAGCTGAGCTCATTGATTCTGTTCTTGACGTTGTCAGAAAAGAAGCTGAGAATTGTGATTGTTTGCAGG GATTTCAAGTTTGTCATTCTTTGGGTGGAGGTACTGGATCCGGAATGGGTACCCTTCTTATTTCCAAGATTAGGGAGGAGTATCCAGATCGCATGATGTTGACATTTTCGGTTTTCCCTTCTCCTAAGGTATCTGATACAGTTGTTGAGCCATACAATGCTACCCTTTCCGTTCATCAGCTTGTTGAGAATGCTGATGAATGCATGGTGTTGGACAATGAGGCTCTGTATGACATCTGCTTCCGAACTCTCAAGCTTGCCACTCCCACCT TTGGTGATCTTAACCACCTCATCTCTGCTACCATGAGTGGTGTCACATGCTGTCTGCGGTTCCCTGGACAGCTGAACTCTGATCTCCGCAAGCTTGCCGTGAACCTTATTCCCTTCCCACGACTACACTTCTTCATGGTTGGATTTGCACCCTTGACATCCAGAGGATCACAGCAGTACCGGGCCTTGACTGTGCCCGAACTGACTCAGCAGATGTGGGATGCCAAAAACATGATGTGTGCTGCTGACCCACGCCATGGCCGTTACCTAACTGCTTCTGCAATGTTCCGTGGTAAGATGAGCACTAAGGAGGTTGATGAACAAATGATTAATGTCCAGAACAAGAACTCATCATACTTTGTTGAGTGGATCCCTCACAATGTCAAGTCTAGTGTGTGTGACATCCCACCAAAGGGTCTGAAAATGGCATCCACTTTCATTGGAAATTCAACTTCAATCCAGGAGATGTTTAGGAGGGTTAGTGAGCAGTTTACAGCAATGTTCAGGAGGAAGGCTTTCTTGCACTGGTACACTGGTGAGGGAATGGATGAGATGGAGTTTACTGAAGCTGAGAGTAACATGAATGATTTAGTTGCCGAGTACCAGCAATACCAGGATGCCACCGCAGACGATGAGTacgaggaggaggaggaggaagaagaggaAGTTCCAGCTTGA